Proteins encoded in a region of the Candidatus Obscuribacter sp. genome:
- the rplM gene encoding 50S ribosomal protein L13, with protein sequence MRSDIRALVSGALETIDRRGDLRVKTYCPKPEEVTREWLVVDAEGKTLGRLAVEVANILRGKHKPEYTPHVDCGDFVVIVNADKIHVSGKKETDKMYRRHSGFPGGFKEENLAHLRARKPIAIIEKAIRGMLPHNKLGDRQFVKLKVYAGAEHPHIAQKPVVHQLAKHAIAN encoded by the coding sequence ATGCGGTCAGATATCCGGGCTTTAGTCTCTGGAGCTCTGGAAACAATTGACCGTCGAGGAGATTTGAGAGTGAAAACCTATTGCCCTAAACCAGAGGAAGTCACAAGAGAGTGGCTCGTCGTCGATGCCGAAGGCAAAACCCTCGGACGTCTAGCCGTTGAAGTGGCTAACATTCTGAGAGGCAAGCATAAGCCCGAGTACACCCCTCACGTTGACTGTGGTGACTTCGTCGTCATCGTCAATGCTGACAAGATTCACGTTTCTGGTAAAAAAGAAACAGACAAAATGTACAGACGTCACTCAGGATTCCCTGGTGGCTTCAAGGAAGAAAATCTGGCTCACTTGAGAGCAAGAAAACCAATCGCCATCATCGAAAAAGCTATCCGTGGCATGTTGCCTCACAACAAACTCGGTGACCGTCAGTTTGTCAAACTCAAAGTATATGCTGGTGCCGAGCATCCGCACATCGCCCAAAAGCCCGTTGTGCACCAACTGGCCAAGCACGCTATCGCTAATTAA
- the truA gene encoding tRNA pseudouridine(38-40) synthase TruA — translation MTDNLQTSRIALLIEYSGKEFHGSQYQEGVRTVQDEIEKAFAILTKTKSRLHFSGRTDTGVSASAQVAHIDLPCQHIEGLSKPQMFDLIWRLNGILPKDVAIAELVNVDKSFHARHSAREREYVYRILNKPQRSALLKDTHLLVRQPLDLQIMQDAAARLVGRHDFSAFRSTSDDISSPICTINRAELLNLREGVLEFWIAADHFVYNMVRIIVGTLIDIGLGKRGADAISQALLEPNRSLTGPTAPPWGLTLNAVRYPGFSLWSSGNN, via the coding sequence TTGACCGATAACCTACAAACTTCACGCATCGCCCTCTTGATTGAATATTCGGGAAAGGAATTTCACGGATCTCAGTATCAAGAGGGCGTTCGCACAGTACAAGATGAAATCGAAAAAGCCTTTGCCATTTTGACAAAGACTAAGTCTCGTTTGCACTTTAGTGGTCGCACCGACACTGGTGTCAGTGCCTCTGCCCAGGTCGCTCATATTGATTTGCCATGTCAGCACATAGAGGGGCTCTCCAAGCCGCAGATGTTTGATTTGATCTGGCGGCTCAATGGCATTTTGCCAAAAGATGTAGCGATTGCTGAGCTAGTCAATGTAGATAAATCGTTTCATGCCAGGCACTCGGCCCGTGAGCGCGAGTATGTGTATCGAATCTTGAATAAACCACAGCGTTCTGCGCTCTTAAAAGATACTCACCTGCTGGTGCGTCAGCCTCTTGATCTGCAAATCATGCAAGATGCCGCAGCCAGGCTGGTTGGGCGTCATGACTTCAGTGCATTTCGTTCTACCAGCGATGATATCAGTAGCCCAATTTGCACCATTAACCGCGCTGAATTGTTGAATTTACGTGAAGGGGTGCTGGAATTCTGGATAGCTGCCGATCACTTCGTGTACAATATGGTCCGCATTATTGTTGGGACTCTTATCGATATAGGTCTCGGCAAGAGGGGTGCGGACGCAATTAGTCAAGCTCTTCTCGAGCCCAACCGATCGCTGACTGGCCCCACTGCTCCCCCCTGGGGGTTGACACTAAATGCGGTCAGATATCCGGGCTTTAGTCTCTGGAGCTCTGGAAACAATTGA
- the rplQ gene encoding 50S ribosomal protein L17 — protein MRHRVPGHQLGRPADQRKALLRALATELLRRDEIVTTLAKAKALRACAERLITKGKKGQFGDYKALAEKARKGDVEAAKQVARVVHLRRQVAGFVYDKDVVTRIFDELAPRYKDRQGGYCRIIKAGPRRGDCTEMAIIQLV, from the coding sequence ATGCGTCATAGAGTACCCGGCCATCAGTTAGGACGTCCCGCAGACCAGCGCAAAGCATTGCTGAGAGCGCTCGCCACCGAGCTATTGCGTCGGGACGAAATTGTCACCACTCTTGCTAAAGCAAAAGCACTGCGCGCATGCGCTGAGCGTTTGATCACTAAAGGTAAGAAGGGTCAATTTGGTGATTACAAAGCCCTTGCTGAAAAGGCAAGAAAAGGTGATGTAGAAGCCGCTAAACAGGTAGCTCGCGTGGTGCACTTGCGCCGCCAGGTTGCTGGTTTTGTCTATGACAAAGACGTGGTAACTCGTATATTTGACGAATTGGCTCCTCGCTACAAAGACCGTCAAGGCGGCTACTGCCGTATCATCAAGGCTGGTCCTCGTCGCGGCGATTGCACCGAGATGGCAATTATCCAACTCGTCTAA
- a CDS encoding DNA-directed RNA polymerase subunit alpha, whose amino-acid sequence MEPLRIKCLENKTGADGSIYGKFVIEPLEKGYGTTLGNALRRVLLSSLDGSAVSAVRIEGVTHEFTTVPGVVEDVIDVMLNLKGLVVKTFSNDPQYLHLDLDRSGPVTGRDIMCPADATIINPDWQLCTLAEGGRLRAEITVERGRGYVPADAHSHFKQAIDVLPIDAVFMPIRKVAYNVEPTRVGESTDFDKLTIELWSNGSIDATEAISQAARQIVEHLLPIAELSGKPMVPAATQPQQQDGKHSSISIEELELSVRAYNCLKRANINSLGELLKLSYDDLMNIKNFGKKSADEVIERLRQFGLTLADTPKDK is encoded by the coding sequence ATGGAACCTCTAAGAATCAAGTGCCTAGAGAACAAAACTGGAGCAGATGGTTCAATTTACGGCAAGTTCGTAATTGAGCCTTTGGAGAAGGGTTATGGAACTACTTTGGGCAACGCCCTGAGAAGAGTTCTCCTTTCTTCTCTCGATGGTTCGGCTGTAAGTGCTGTACGCATCGAAGGCGTCACTCATGAATTCACCACCGTTCCCGGTGTTGTTGAAGATGTAATTGATGTCATGCTCAATCTCAAGGGACTCGTTGTTAAAACCTTTAGCAACGATCCTCAGTACTTGCATCTGGATCTAGATCGCTCAGGACCTGTCACCGGCCGTGACATTATGTGCCCTGCTGATGCCACTATCATCAACCCCGATTGGCAACTTTGCACCCTGGCTGAGGGTGGTCGTTTGAGAGCTGAAATCACTGTTGAGCGCGGTCGCGGTTATGTACCGGCCGATGCCCACAGTCACTTTAAGCAAGCAATCGATGTATTGCCTATCGACGCTGTCTTTATGCCTATCCGCAAAGTAGCCTACAACGTAGAGCCTACCCGTGTTGGCGAATCAACCGATTTTGACAAACTCACAATCGAACTCTGGTCCAATGGATCAATCGATGCTACCGAGGCTATCTCACAAGCTGCTCGTCAGATTGTTGAGCACCTCCTGCCCATCGCTGAACTCTCCGGCAAACCCATGGTGCCTGCAGCTACTCAGCCGCAACAGCAAGATGGCAAGCACAGCAGTATCTCTATCGAAGAGCTTGAGCTTTCCGTTAGAGCATATAACTGCCTCAAGAGAGCCAACATCAATTCGCTCGGCGAGCTGCTCAAGCTTAGCTATGACGATTTGATGAATATCAAAAACTTCGGTAAAAAATCCGCAGATGAAGTGATCGAGCGCCTTCGGCAGTTTGGTCTGACACTTGCAGACACACCGAAAGACAAGTAA
- the rpsK gene encoding 30S ribosomal protein S11 has protein sequence MAKSPKARTKKKERRYVLQGVVHIASTFNNTIVSSTDPQGQVIAWASAGTVGFKGAKKGTPFAAQQAAESVAKRSMDQGMKQVEVLVKGPGAGRETAIRALQASGLEITLIKDVTPIPHNGCRPPKRRRV, from the coding sequence ATGGCTAAGTCTCCGAAGGCAAGGACGAAGAAGAAAGAGCGCCGCTACGTGCTGCAGGGTGTCGTCCACATCGCAAGCACTTTTAACAACACCATCGTCTCCTCCACCGATCCACAAGGGCAAGTAATTGCCTGGGCATCGGCTGGAACGGTCGGCTTCAAAGGCGCCAAGAAGGGCACTCCCTTTGCCGCTCAGCAAGCTGCCGAATCCGTGGCCAAGCGTTCAATGGACCAGGGCATGAAGCAAGTAGAAGTACTTGTTAAAGGACCTGGCGCCGGTCGCGAAACCGCTATCCGTGCCCTGCAAGCCTCTGGTCTGGAAATCACATTGATCAAAGATGTGACTCCTATTCCTCACAACGGTTGCCGCCCGCCCAAGCGTCGTCGCGTCTAA
- the rpsM gene encoding 30S ribosomal protein S13 has translation MARIAGVDLPRNKRTPIALTYIHGIGRTSAAKICKKVGISDERRIQDLTEEEVNRIREEVEKSGNYQVEGDLRRVEGLNVKRLIEINCYRGQRHRRGLPTRGQRTKTNARTRRGRKRVTVAGKKQPAK, from the coding sequence ATGGCCCGTATTGCCGGTGTTGACCTACCGAGAAACAAGAGAACCCCGATTGCCCTGACATACATTCATGGTATCGGCAGAACTTCAGCCGCCAAGATCTGTAAGAAGGTCGGCATATCAGATGAACGTCGCATTCAAGATTTGACTGAAGAAGAAGTCAATCGTATCCGCGAAGAAGTGGAGAAGAGCGGCAATTATCAGGTCGAAGGCGATCTGCGCAGAGTCGAGGGCTTGAACGTCAAGCGCCTTATCGAAATTAACTGCTACCGCGGACAAAGGCACCGTAGAGGGTTGCCCACACGTGGTCAGCGCACCAAAACTAATGCTCGCACCCGTCGCGGACGCAAACGCGTCACTGTGGCTGGCAAAAAGCAACCAGCTAAATAA
- the rpmJ gene encoding 50S ribosomal protein L36 — translation MKVRASVKKICDKCKVIRRKGRVAVICENPKHKQRQG, via the coding sequence ATGAAAGTTAGAGCTTCAGTAAAAAAGATTTGCGATAAGTGCAAAGTGATAAGACGCAAAGGTCGCGTTGCGGTTATTTGCGAAAATCCCAAGCACAAACAACGCCAAGGTTAA
- the infA gene encoding translation initiation factor IF-1: MTKQGVIEFEGTIRESLPNAMFRVELDNGHKVLAHISGKIRKNFIKILPGDRVRVELTPYDLTRGRITYRIKD, from the coding sequence GTGACTAAACAGGGCGTCATCGAATTTGAAGGAACCATCCGGGAATCCTTACCCAATGCCATGTTTCGGGTTGAACTCGACAACGGTCACAAGGTCTTGGCCCACATATCCGGTAAGATTCGCAAAAACTTTATTAAGATACTTCCAGGCGATCGAGTGCGTGTAGAGCTCACCCCATACGACCTTACGCGCGGAAGAATCACATACAGAATCAAAGATTGA